Proteins encoded by one window of Pempheris klunzingeri isolate RE-2024b chromosome 14, fPemKlu1.hap1, whole genome shotgun sequence:
- the guca1d gene encoding guanylate cyclase activator 1d translates to MGNHGSNLDDILAEDMHHWYNKFMRESPSGLITLFELKAILGLKGMTENANSYVDQVFFTFDMDGDGYIDFVEYIAAISLMLKGEINQKLKWYFKLFDQDGNGKIDRDELETIFSAIQDITRNRDIDPEEIVTLIFERIDVKGEGELTLEEFIEGAKDHQDIMDMLKKMMDLTPVLVIIVEGRTG, encoded by the exons ATGGGGAACCACGGCTCGAACCTGGACGACATCCTGGCGGAGGACATGCACCACTGGTACAACAAGTTCATGCGGGAGTCTCCGTCGGGCCTCATCACGCTGTTCGAGCTGAAGGCCATCCTCGGCCTGAAGGGCATGACCGAGAACGCCAACAGCTACGTGGACCAGGTGTTCTTCACCTTCGACATGGACGGG GATGGTTATATCGACTTTGTGGAGTACATCGCGGCCATCAGTCTGATGCTGAAAGGAGAAATCAACCAGAAACTAAAGTGGTACTTCAAGCTGTTTGACCAGGACGGCAACGGAAAGATCGACAGGGACGAACTGGAGACCATATTCTCG GCCATCCAGGACATCACGCGAAACCGGGACATCGACCCAGAGGAAATCGTCACACTCATATTTGAGAGGATCGATGTGAAGGGAGAAG GTGAGTTGACCCTGGAGGAGTTCATCGAGGGAGCCAAAGACCATCAGGACATCATGGACATGCTGAAGAAAATGATGGACCTGACGCCCGTGTTAGTCATCATCGTCGAGGGCCGGACGGGATGA
- the alg8 gene encoding dolichyl pyrophosphate Glc1Man9GlcNAc2 alpha-1,3-glucosyltransferase, whose product MAAPVVDSWSWFPALALGVSLLKCLFISAYHSTDFEVHRNWLAITHSLPVSRWYHENTSEWTLDYPPLFAWFEFGLSHVAQHFDRNMLVVENLNYASPSTVLFQRLSVIFTDVVFIFAARECCRCVQEQKGSRDVLNRPSFVLAVLLLWNFGLLIVDHIHFQYNGFLFGFLLLSVAKHLQSRHLQGALLFSVLLNLKHIYLYVAPAYGIYLLRSYCFTQDNKDGSVRWGSFSLLRLLALGSIVASVCALSFGPFIFMGQLPQVLSRLFPFKRGLCHAYWAPNVWALYNVLDKTLATLGVRLKLLEEADLPRASMTGGLVQEFQHSVLPSVSPSATLVCTLLSILPAVASIWRRPRGARGFLRCLLLCALGSFMFGWHVHEKAILLAVLPLSILAVESREDAGIFLVLATTGHYSLFPLLFTPAELPIKVALMLMFVIFSFTALRKLHSGQGPLLHPLESVYLLGLVAVAIACEVFFPLSPWQQRLPFLPLLATSVYCAAGVCYSFLRLYISLLRQEAKPKQP is encoded by the exons ATGGCGGCGCCCGTGGTGGACAGTTGGAGCTGGTTTCCAGCTTTAGCGCTGGGAGTTTCTCTCCTGAAGTGTCTGTTCATCAGCGCCTA TCATTCCACAGACTTCGAGGTGCACAGGAACTGGCTGGCAATCACACACAGTCTGCCCGTGTCCAGGTGGTACCATGAG AACACATCAGAGTGGACTCTGGACTACCCTCCGCTATTCGCCTGGTTCGAGTTCGGTCTGTCCCACGTGGCGCAGCACTTTGACAGAAACATGCTGGTGGTGGAGAATCTGAACTACGCCAGCCCGTCGACCGTCCTCTTCCAGCGGCTGTCGGTCATCTTCACTGATGTGGTTTTTATCTTCGCTGCCAGAGA gtGCTGCCGGTGCGTTCAGGAGCAGAAAGGCTCTCGGGACGTTTTGAACCGCCCGTCCTTCGTCCTGGCCGTCCTGCTGCTCTGGAACTTCGGCCTCCTCATCGTCGACC ATATTCATTTCCAGTATAACGGCTTCCTGTTTGGTTTCCTGCTGCTGTCGGTGGCGAAACACCTGCAG TCCCGACacctgcagggggcgctgctgTTCTCCGTCCTGCTCAACCTGAAGCACATCTACCTGTACGTGGCTCCGGCCTACGGCATCTACCTGCTGAGGAGTTACTGCTTCACCCAGGACAACaaag acGGTTCCGTCAGGTGGGGCAGTTTCAGTCTGCTCCGCCTGCTGGCTCTCGGCAGCATCGTGGCGTCCGTCTGCGCTCTGTCCTTCGGGCCCTTTATCTTCATG GGTCAGCTCCCTCAGGTCCTGTCCCGTCTCTTCCCCTTTAAGAGGGGCCTCTGTCACGCCTACTGGGCCCCCAACGTCTGGGCCCTTTACAACGTGCTGGACAAAACCCTGGCGACGCTCG GTGTCCGTctgaagctgctggaggaggcgGACCTCCCTCGAGCCTCCATGACGGGCGGATTGGTTCAGGAGTTTCAGCACTCGGTCCtcccctccgtctctccctccgCCACGCTCGTCTGCACGCTGCTCTCCATCCTG CCGGCGGTGGCGTCCATCTGGCGGCGTCCTCGCGGTGCTCGGGGTTTCCTGcgctgcctgctgctctgcgCTCTGGGCTCCTTCATGTTCGGCTGGCACGTCCACGAGAAGGCGATCCTCCTCGCCGTCCTGCCTCTCAG CATCCTGGCGGTCGAGAGCAGAGAGGATGCTGGGATCTTCCTGGTTCTGGCCACCACGGGTCATTACTCCCTGTTCCCGCTGCTCTTCACCCCCGCAG AGCTGCCCATCAAAGTGgctctgatgctgatgtttgTGATCTTCTCTTTCACCGCTCTGAGGAAACTCCACAG CGGTCAGGGGCCTCTGCTCCATCCTCTGGAGTCCGTCTACCTGCTGGGGCTCGTCGCCGTGGCGATCGCCTGCGAGGTCTTCTTCCCTctgtcgccatggcaacagaggcTGCCGTTCCTCCCCCTGCTGGCGACGTCCGTGTACTGCGCCGCGGGCGTCTGTTACTCCTTCCTGCGACTGTACATCAGCCTGCTGAGGCAGGAGGCGAAGCCCAAACAGCCGTGA
- the ccdc90b gene encoding coiled-coil domain-containing protein 90B, mitochondrial: MNALLRRVGAVRGFHVSSPLTTFDLRKVELTPLEQRKLTFDSHTMVTELENSGFAKRQAELITSALVTLTTANMDIVYKDMVTKAHQEIAVQQIVAHLDSIRKDMVILEKSEFANLRSENSKMKRELEQLHNRLKEESQKVRAETKLDINLESSRISDMFTEQEKKLMEASTEFHQKKADLEHDNMELNKKMDLQVASLKTVLESLKLETIRYLAASVFSCLAIALGVYRLWR, from the exons ATGAACGCGCTGCTGCGGCGGGTCGGAGCGGTGAGAG gtttCCACGTGTCGTCGCCCCTGACGACCTTTGACCTCCGGAAAGTTGAATTAACGCCTCTGGAGCAGCGGAAACTAACTTTTGACTCCCACACCATGGTGACGGAGCTGGAGAACAGCG gTTTTGCGAAGCGCCAGGCGGAGCTGATCACTTCGGCTCTGGTCACTCTGACGACGGCGAACATGGACATCGTTTATAAAGACATGGTGACCAAAGCCCACCAG GAAATCGCGGTGCAGCAGATCGTCGCTCACCTGGACTCCATCAGGAAGGACATGGTGATCCTGGAGAAGAGCGAGTTCGCAAACCTTCGGTCTGAGAACTCG aaaatgaagagagagctggagcagctaCACAACAGACTGAAG gaggAGAGTCAGAAGGTCCGAGCAGAAACCAAACTGGACATCAACCTGGAGAGCAGCCGCATCTctgacatg TTTACTGAACAGGAGAAGAAGCTGATGGAGGCCAGCACAGAGTTCCATCAGAAG AAAGCCGACCTTGAACACGACAACATGGAGCTCAACAAGAAGATGGACCTGCAGGTGGCCTCGCTCAAAACGGTCCTGGAGTCCCTCAAACTGGAGACGATCCGCTACCTGGCAG CGTCGGTGTTCTCCTGCCTGGCCATCGCTCTGGGAGTCTACCGGCTGTGGAGGTGA